From the genome of Solanum stenotomum isolate F172 chromosome 5, ASM1918654v1, whole genome shotgun sequence:
taataattgtcttattatttcatcttccattaTCGTCTCAAAAGCAAAACAATATTGTCTTGCGATATTGTAAAGTCACACTGCAATATCATGAGTTTGACTTCAATATCTTTACTCTAGCTGATCATTTACTGCTTCgttaatttgattttagtttatcaattataaaattaaagatgatCAATCTTCAATTATTGAAGTAATTTTGAAGGATAAAATAAAGTCGAAGAAAATAAGGTACTTATTATAAAAGAAGACATAAAACTTTGACATACAAAGGGTAAGTTTGTCTACTTCAGAATATAAAATACTTTAGTCACACAATGGTCAAAGAAGGGAAGTATATGTAATATTTGATACCACAAGGGAGGGATGTGTTACAAGACAATTTACTTAGATTGTTAAGTGAGATAAGCAAACTTGATTTCGTCCCGAAATGTCCGAGTTTTAGATTTCGAAGATCAATACAATAAAAGGTTTTAGATTTTGAAGATCAATAAAATAAGAGGAAGGaatgataaataaatacaaaatagaaAAGGAAAGGGAGGAAATGCAAAAAACTAGAAGAGAAAAGTCATACAAAGTtatactttctcaaaaaaaaaaaaagtcatacaAAGTTATATACAAATCACTGCACCCTTTTTTGTATTCCTTAAATGAATTTCAGTTGATTAGGACGAGTTCCTTAAAAACTATGCTGAACAGCTTCTGTAGGTTGAGCTAGGCCAAAACCTCAAGGGAGGTCTCTGAAATTATTCCTTAAAAATATTATCCCTAGAAAACGAGGTTCTAATAGGATAGTGTTAATAATATCTTGGTTCGTGAGGGCGAGCTGTGAGCATCACTTAAATCTTATGGCCTGCTAACTTTGagttaattaaatatatgtgtgtgtatgcGGTTTCAAGCTTAATCGATTAAAAGGAACATATAGAAAGTGAAGCATCTCCAAGATGATGGTTGAGGCATATGCGTTACATCGAGTAGCTCACATGTTGGTCTCAAGACAACCTTTGTGGCAAAAACACTGAAATAATGACAAAAGGTGAGGCTTAACTGGGATGGATGAAGGGTCCCTTATTCTTCAATTTGAGATGAAGGAAGAAGGAAAGCTTACAGTTGATGGCACATATTCTGTTCTGCCAAATCTTGTAACTTTAATCTCTCTCCTGATGATCAGTTAAGTCTCTATAGAGTTGGACATTGTTGACAGCTTACACAACTTGCAAGAGATTATGTTATACTTGGATAAGAGCATTTTATTTTCACCATTTACTGGCCTGGGaggttaatttttttctcatggcAGAGAAGGACGATTTGAAAGAGTCAGTCGATCACTATGAAAAGGGCGAGCGATTAGATTTGGAGGATAATGACCCTGAATATGAACCTGAAGAGTATGGCACAGTTGATTATGATGAGAATGGAATTGAACCTGATGATGTTCAGGAAGAGAGAAATGAAATAGAGGAAGAACCTGAAGAGGCAGATGTTGGTGAAGAGGAAGAGGGTGATATGGGGGAAGAGGATGTTGAAGATGTTCATGAGGAAAATGAGggtgatgaagaagatgagcATGCTGAGATGGCGGATGCAGCAGAGGAGGAAGAACATCATGAAGTTGTTGAAGAAAGGCGTAAGCGGAAGgaatttgaaatatttgttgGTGGCCTGGACAAGGATGCTACCGAGGAGGATCTCAGGAAGGTCTTCAGTAAAGTTGGCGAGATTACTGAAGTGAGGCTTCTGATGAATTCTCAGACAAAGAAGAATAAAGGATTTGCATTCCTGCGATTTGCCACTGTTGAACAAGCAAAAAGAGCTTGTACTGAGCTGAAAAATCCAGTggtattttctttattttatagtttttatgTGACTGATTTTAATTCCTAATAGAAGGTATTTCCTGACAATGGAATTTCCAGATCAATGGAAAACAGTGTGGTGTCTCTCCAAGTCAAGACAATGATACTCTGTTTTTGGGTAACATATGCAAGACCTGGACAAAAGAAGCTGTAAGTAGGCTAGGCATATCATATTGTCAACATACATGATTCTCAGTTTTGAGGAGCTGCTTAACTAGTCATTGATGTTTGCTTTCTCTCCCAGTTAAAAGAGAAGCTGAAGCATTATGGTGTTGACAATATAGAGGATTTGACGTTGGTTGAAGACACTAATAATGAGGGAATGAATCGAGGATTTGCTTTCTTGGAGTTCTCTTCACGTTCAGAGGCCATGGATGCTTTTAAGCGGTTACAGAAGAGAGATGTTGTATTTGGAGTTGATAGGCCTGCAAAGGTTTCTTTTGAGGATTCATTCATTGATCCTGGGGATGAAATCATGTCACAGGTAAACTCTCTGAACCTATATCTATGTTTTAATAAAAGGGACTATGGCTCTGGTTAAGTATAGTTATAGTATATTGCCAAATGGAGGCTTTTGCTTTGGTGCTCGTTAGCTTATTTGGAGGTAACCAAATATTTCACAGTTGACTTCAGAGTTATATTATGTTCTTCAACATAATTCAGTGATTTGCTTTTTATCCCTGCTTAGGTTGTCCTTTAATTGTTTGCTTTTTATCCCTACTgcgaagaaaagaagaataagtAAGGACAGTGTGTAttttagtttttcctttttcaatcaGTTAGATTTATGGATAGGTGCTAGCTGTTCAAATTTTGTCTCTCcccttttattaattttttgtctGGGTAGTTTGGTTATTTTCTTTCTGTGGTTGTTCTTTTCTGATGTCTTTGCTGCTTGCTTTTGGAGTCTTTTTAGTCAATTGCTACACAACCCTTCGTTATTTGACTGTGGatgaggtgtgagaggttggctaTGGTGGGGTGGGTATAAGGAGAGTCAGAGGTAGGCCAACAAGTATTGGGGAGAAGTGATTAGATAGAACACAACACACATGTTGGTATGGAGGTCAGGGATCAGGGTTGAAGGTTATTAGGTAGTAGAGCATTTAGTTTTTTCTCGTAGTATtactttctattattttattctgCTATTTTTTACTGCATCTGTTGTTTTTCTTGGCTTCAGTTTGTGTTGTTTGCTGTTACTATtcttttctctattatttttatcacaGCTTCTTCACTACTGTATTTCCTTTCTATAACTGCTTAGAACGGTTTTACTTGAGCGAAGGGTcttttggaaacaacctctctgcCTTCACAACGCAGGGGTAAGGTCTTAATACACGCCATGCTCCTCGGACCCCACTTGTGGCTGTGGGATTACCCTGGGTATGTTGTTcttgtttctttgttttttgataaatcaagacATGACTGTGGGGGAATATTTCTTGAGTTCAGGTTAAAACAGTGTTTATTGATGGTCTTGCTGTATCCTGGAACGAGGACCATGTGCGGGAACTTCTTAAAGAATATGGAAAGATTAGAAAAGTTGAGCTTGCCAGAAATAGGCCTTCAGCCAAGAGAAAGGACTTTGGATTTGTCACCTTTGACACTCATGAGGCTGCAGTTACATGTGCTAAAAGCATTAATAATGAGGAATTGGGTGAAGGAGATAACAAGGTTCGTTCTCTGTCTTTAAGTGTCCCTGAGTATATGTGAATCTTTGTGAGTGGTTCTTATTGTTGTATATTTCAGGTTAAAGTAAGGGCCAGACTATCGAGACCCCTGCATATGGGTAGAGGGAAATACGGTGGACGAGGAGAGTTCCGACCTTGGCGTATGCCTATGCATGGTTCCCATGCCCCTTGGGGTCGTACAGCGCCATATAGTCGTTCTATCCGAGGGACTAGAGTTAGTACGCGTATGCCTCCCGTAGTTGGTCGTGGTTTCAAACGACCTGCAGCATTGAGAGATAGACATGCAGAGATGGCTTTGTATCCTAGGGGAAGATCCATGGCTTCACCACCCAGGAGGTCATATGACCGGAGACCACCTGGTATGATGTGATTTATTTCTTTCGTTAAAATCTACTGGTTCAACtctacttattttataaatgacCAGATGACTTATGACCAAATTGCAGTTTCCTCATATCCAAAGTGCAACTTCAAGAGGGAGTATGGACGGCGCGAGGAAATCTCTCCTTCTAAAAGCAGAGCAATAGCTGAGTATCCTTCGAGGGTTCATTCTGATAGACGTATATCCTATAGGGATGAATATTCTTCGCGTGGCTCTGGTTACCCTGAATTACCTAGAGGTACTCACTCTGCAGCAAGGAGAGGTTATGTTGATGATGGATATGGGCAACGGTTTGAAAGACCCCCTCCATCTTACCGTGAGGGACGTGGTCGTGAATATGATTCTGTCTCTGGTTCGAAACGTCCATACACTGCAGTGGTGAGTTATCTTCACCATATACTATGCTTAGATATTTTCCTGATTTACCCAAGAAGATATGAACTAATTAAGCGTCTCCTGTACATGCCAGGATGATGTTCATCCACACTACGCTGAGGCAGGAGTGCGGCATTCGCGTGCTCGTTTGGATTATGAATTAGGCAGTGGAAGTGGCTCCCATTATGGAGATGCATATGGTGACAGGTGCCTTCTAATTATTGTTCAgtcatttttcttcctttttcgcAATCTTTGGTACTATATTGATTGACTTGACTGATGTACATATTAGTAGACTCGGGAGATCAAATCTTGGATATGGCGGCAACAGATCCATTTCTAGGCAAGATTCCCATGGGATATACAGCAGTCGTCAGGGTATGGGCTATGGTGGAGGCATGTTTTGTTCATTGCAAAATCTTGTTATTTCTCTTAACATTTGTTTTTATATGTATGTATAGAGAAAGCTGTCTTAATTCTGTTTTGGTTTGTAGGTTCCTATGGTGGAAGTGATGTAGGTGGAATGTATTCGTCCAGCTATGGTGGTGACTACATGTCTCGTGGCAGTGATGTATGtttctactttgttaatatctGTTGGAAGATTTAGTGTTTATCTGATGATAACTGTGGTGTTCCTGTTCTTCTCTGATGAATATTCAGGTTGGCTCCTCGGTTTATTCTAGTCGTGGTATGGGTGGCAGTGGCTATATGGGAAGTGGTGGTTCTGGATCTTACTACTAAGGTATGTCACTTGTTATTACTAACCATGTGTGGTTTATTTGGCAGTCATGCTCTTAGGAACTGAGCATCATATATTCCCCTGTCCCCTGTTTAAAGGTGTGTATACTTTCTGTTTTGCAAGAGCTGTGTTTGGTTACCCACCAACTTATTTATGGTACAGATTTGAGTTGACAAAAGCGCCTGCAGTTGGATGAGTTAATGTGGAAGCCCTATGCACTGACATGCCTCTTGGAGAGATGGAGTTTATGTTTAGTACTTGTTTGTATATGTAGGGCTAGAGAATTTAGCATTAGAGGTTGCATTGCTCTTGGATTCTAATTGGGAAAAGAGACACGTGTCCCCTCTTTTGATGTAAGGAAATTTGAGCTATGTACAGCAAACTGAGATCTGGTGTCATTTTGCAGTACTTTCTTTGTggtttcttcttttaaaaatttgcTGGAGTAGTGCGTGATAATTTCGAAAGAAAATGATCCCATAAACTCAAGTTACTCAGATGAAGGATCTGCGGGTATCTGATATTATGATCACAAAATTATCTCAGAACTGAGAAGATTACCAATAAGGAGCTTAGCTTTTTGTTATGGGAGGGAGTGTACATTTTTTACTAAGTTAATGGATGGACATGAATTCCAAGCTACTATCTGTTTGGTTATAGATTTAGATGAATGTAGTTTGATGGCTTTAAAAAGAAGGCATTCATAGGCCAAAGTTTGCTCGTTCGAAATTGGGAAAATGAGTTTAGTTTGTGGATTGGGAGATGTTCATATAGCATTGGATAGGAAATTGTGATGGTCTGGTGTTTAATTCCTTGCAGTTTGAGAGCTGGTTCAGTGTAAGCCTGATCTTCTGATTGGTTACATTACATGAGGAGTATGATTAATCCCTTCTGGTTTATATATAGATGAATTTTGACAAGTTCATAGTTCCACAGAATTAGATTATTTGTTCGATTTGTTAATGCAGTAGGAGCTGGCACAATGAAGTTAGTAGAGGGTGCATTAGCAAAAATAATGCATACAATAGCTCTCTTGTTTGGTGCATTTTTTCTTCATGCTAtgtgcattagttatacactctattgtgtattgaatAGTGTCttactaataccatgaatttctaggtattagtaatgcaaagaGATTAAGCATGGTTAAACACCAAATTACCCCTCAAAATtgcttttacatttttttcaccTTAATTATGGAGgatatttttatacaatgcaCATTAATTTTAATGCACTAAATTCAACAATgcataaaaagatattttatacATAACTGATGCAAGCATTATTAATACTCATTATTgagcattatttttatacactacCAAACGACTCTTTAGAGCAATCACTTAATAGTGAGGCATTTCAAATACGGCTCAGTCTACTAGAATCATAATAAGTACCCCTCCCTTCCACAATTCTTCATCTTAGAAAGTactaaacttttttttcaaatcgGTGTAAATTGTttcaacaattcacttattttaaaatggagGGAATAATTTTTTGGTTATCTAAAaccttttaaatttaaataagagtaaaactgGAAGcatcataaatgttttttttataatgtaaacaccatttattttgaaatataaaatgaaaaactaaaaacactatttaatttaaaacagAGAGCACAAAGGAGTGTCATATTCCCTATATTAGGGGTGTTGTCGTGTCAGCACGGGCCCAATActattaaacttttttttagttttgatgtgaaattggagaaaagaaaattgatgcaTCTAAGGCATATTCGATTTGGAGGAtgttaatattttcatatgatttgtgtaaatctttgaaaaatattttctttaagaaaattagttttttgttctttaaaatgaggaaaatgattttcttaatggacatattaaaaataagttatacaAATAGCATTCTATATTTATAATGTCTTCACCATCTTTTAACACATCTTAGCCCCCCNCCCACCCCCCCGGGCGCCCCATCCTCATCCCACCACTACCACATACCATATCCTCCATCTTCACCTCTCATAATATTtgtctaaattatatataaatacttttacgataataatttttatatgtttattaaacataaaaaaaaaaaaactacttatCTTCCTAGaaatcattttctaaaaaaatatttttctatcataCCGAACACACCTTAAGTAACTAATCATATGCATTTAGTATCACATACTAGAATTAAATTAGTTCTCAATTCATGAATGACTGGATGATTAATGCCGAATGGTAAATTGTTTATATTCATAAAATCATTATACCATTAGATACTAAGAGTAACCTTTTATACACGTatagagtattttttttattttttgtttatatacatATTGGTGAGAAATGATTCATTTTTCATAACTAACGATGTTCTTACActataagaaaatatgaaattagcTATAAAATTTATCGATAGTCCCTACATAATCCTTCACGAAAAAGATCCCAGCAAACTAAATTTCCTTATAATTCGTCCCTAATTTGTAGTTCCttattttttagtattaaaTTAGTTGTTGTTTTTTAATCAAATCACATTATGAGGAGTTTACTGTAATGAATTAATATTATTGcttatgttttgaaaatataaatttaactaTTAATAGTTTATCTAGTCATATAATAGTAAAATATgttgaaagaaaataacaaaatcgCTTATGATTTGTTGTTAATAAACAAGTTAAAAGGAAAATGGTTTGTTGTGATTTGTTTGTTAATAAACAAgtactaaaaaagaaaatggttgTCAAGAAAAAAGGAATAGAGAAGGAGTGTATGCCATGtatttatttctcttatatCTTATATCTTCTTATATAGAAGAGAGTTTTTCAACTTTCAACATGACTGTTTTTTGCCATATTTAGGAAAGCTTAAGGATAATTTGGTCCAATTATTAATACTTTTCTAATGAATAATattgtactttatttttttgtagttataCTTTAAAATTTGGGACATAAAAACCCTTCCACATTTTACTTTTCAACCGCAAAATTTTT
Proteins encoded in this window:
- the LOC125866170 gene encoding heterogeneous nuclear ribonucleoprotein Q-like isoform X1, coding for MPPKSVRKTPSGSGSKRGGRTPRGTPKSQAKPVKVEEPMEVDKAVELKQEMKVEEISEEKPELKTMQSEPEEPAETALNVNAVEKGAVSEKKKDDLKESVDHYEKGERLDLEDNDPEYEPEEYGTVDYDENGIEPDDVQEERNEIEEEPEEADVGEEEEGDMGEEDVEDVHEENEGDEEDEHAEMADAAEEEEHHEVVEERRKRKEFEIFVGGLDKDATEEDLRKVFSKVGEITEVRLLMNSQTKKNKGFAFLRFATVEQAKRACTELKNPVINGKQCGVSPSQDNDTLFLGNICKTWTKEALKEKLKHYGVDNIEDLTLVEDTNNEGMNRGFAFLEFSSRSEAMDAFKRLQKRDVVFGVDRPAKVSFEDSFIDPGDEIMSQVKTVFIDGLAVSWNEDHVRELLKEYGKIRKVELARNRPSAKRKDFGFVTFDTHEAAVTCAKSINNEELGEGDNKVKVRARLSRPLHMGRGKYGGRGEFRPWRMPMHGSHAPWGRTAPYSRSIRGTRVSTRMPPVVGRGFKRPAALRDRHAEMALYPRGRSMASPPRRSYDRRPPVSSYPKCNFKREYGRREEISPSKSRAIAEYPSRVHSDRRISYRDEYSSRGSGYPELPRGTHSAARRGYVDDGYGQRFERPPPSYREGRGREYDSVSGSKRPYTAVDDVHPHYAEAGVRHSRARLDYELGSGSGSHYGDAYGDSRLGRSNLGYGGNRSISRQDSHGIYSSRQGMGYGGGSYGGSDVGGMYSSSYGGDYMSRGSDVGSSVYSSRGMGGSGYMGSGGSGSYY
- the LOC125866170 gene encoding heterogeneous nuclear ribonucleoprotein Q-like isoform X2, translated to MPPKSVRKTPSGSGSKRGGRTPRGTPKSQAKPVKVEEPMEVDKAVELKQEMKVEEISEEKPELKTMQSEPEEPAETALNVNAVEKGAVSEKKKDDLKESVDHYEKGERLDLEDNDPEYEPEEYGTVDYDENGIEPDDVQEERNEIEEEPEEADVGEEEEGDMGEEDVEDVHEENEGDEEDEHAEMADAAEEEEHHEVVEERRKRKEFEIFVGGLDKDATEEDLRKVFSKVGEITEVRLLMNSQTKKNKGFAFLRFATVEQAKRACTELKNPVINGKQCGVSPSQDNDTLFLGNICKTWTKEALKEKLKHYGVDNIEDLTLVEDTNNEGMNRGFAFLEFSSRSEAMDAFKRLQKRDVVFGVDRPAKVSFEDSFIDPGDEIMSQVKTVFIDGLAVSWNEDHVRELLKEYGKIRKVELARNRPSAKRKDFGFVTFDTHEAAVTCAKSINNEELGEGDNKVKVRARLSRPLHMGRGKYGGRGEFRPWRMPMHGSHAPWGRTAPYSRSIRGTRVSTRMPPVVGRGFKRPAALRDRHAEMALYPRGRSMASPPRRSYDRRPPVSSYPKCNFKREYGRREEISPSKSRAIAEYPSRVHSDRRISYRDEYSSRGSGYPELPRGTHSAARRGYVDDGYGQRFERPPPSYREGRGREYDSVSGSKRPYTAVDDVHPHYAEAGVRHSRARLDYELGSGSGSHYGDAYGDRLGRSNLGYGGNRSISRQDSHGIYSSRQGMGYGGGSYGGSDVGGMYSSSYGGDYMSRGSDVGSSVYSSRGMGGSGYMGSGGSGSYY